The genomic window CACAATAAACATGTACCCTCTTTTTATATGGTTATAAGTCTTAGAATTAAAAGTTGTGTTTaattcaaccctacaaaattgaCATGTAAAGTGAATATTATTTCTTATCTATAAACTCTAGTTCAGGCCAACTCATCTCCGATATAGGACTTCTAAAACTAACCATAGTTTTAACCATTGTCAAAGAATAGTTTCTCAAGTTTAACTAAGAacctttatttttaattaaattctctatattcttttttcatattcttttttttaccTTAATACTTTAAGCATACCTCTACTAGCTTAGGTGTTGAATAGTACTCAAAAAGTATTATAAATAGAGCATCCTCAAAATGTCTTCTCACTCACCATTACAAAATATCTTCATCTCATCTCATATCACTAGAGAGAGCAAATAACTTCAACATGGCAGAAAGCCTTCGTTTGGCTGTTGCTGTTATTGGTACTTTTTCAATCCATTCCATAATCCATAGTCCATACCCTCTTAACATTATCATGCATTATTAATTACtatgatacaaaaaaaaaagtgacttATTTAACTGTTAATTTCTTGCAGGAAATGTTGCCTCAGTGTCCCTTTATGCTGCACCAATGTATGTTACATAACattataaatttttcattttttttaaaaaaattcagtaTCCAGCCCAAAGACCGACTATTTAAAGATTATGaatcattgaaaaaaaatttcttcttcttgatTTGATTTTGCAGTGTTACTTTCAAAAGGGTCATAAGGAAAAAAAGCACTGAGGAATTTTCATGTGTTCCTTATATCATAGCATTATTGAACTGTCTCCTTTTCACTTGGTATGGATTGCCAGTAGTTAGCTACCAGTGGGAAAATTTTCCTCTTGTTACTGTTAATGGAGTTGGGATTGTTTTGGAGCTAGCTTATgttctaatttatttttggtattcTACACCCAAAGGAAAGGTATGtacaaaatagtaaaatacCTCACCAAATTTTACATCTCATTATTATtctaagaaaataataattgtgtgCATGAAAATTTATCaatattttgtcatatttgcatgaaatgaaaattttgaatgaaaaaCGAAATGAAATAAACAAGCTTAAGTGGTTCATGAGCTCTCTTAGGATGAACTGTTCAGAAGAatctaaattcaatttttagaaGGAAGAATTGTTTACTAGACTTTATACTTTTTGGCCGAATTTCAGATCACCAGAGCTCTCATTCTCCTGAGACCCGGAagattgagaaaaaaaaaattgaatgcaaGAGTTCATGTATTTTGATTGTTTTAACTCAACTAGAAATTTCTTCATTagtcaaaaatattatattataccaTTAAATTTGAAAGAAATAAAGTATGAAAGTAGATCAAAGAAACATGTGAGTTAAGAAACATATATGGATCAAAGAACTTCATAATTAAAAGTTAAGTATTTTGTGAAAGTAATTATGAAGAATTTTTTTACAGGTGAAGGTAGCTATGGTAGCTTTACCAATTCTTCTAGGGTTCTGTGCCATTGCTCTTGCATCAGCTTTTGCCTTCCCTGATCATCGTCACAGAAAGTTACTTGTTGGTAGCATTGGTTTGGGGGTTTCAATAGCAATGTATGCTTCCCCTTTGATTGTTATGGTGAGACTTCTCTTTTTCTTCCACTCAAATTTTATATGCAATCTCTCTGTTTACAAAAGGAAACAGAGGCACcactagaaagaaaaaaaacagggGAACAGAACAGAGCATAGTTCATATACATAATGGAGTAATTAAATACACTCATTTTGTTCACTTAAATTATGAGGATAGTTTTGTCATTTACATTATCATtattctaaaattatttttcagttataaaattttaatcgGGTTCGTTCATTGACCTAGATCTGCTATCAAATACTATTTTtaatcttaaatataaatataacaaaaaagatCAATAGTCAAAAGTTGATATGTCTGGTGATACTATTCACTTTGTGTAAAATGCATCTCCGATACAGTCACTAAAACGTGAAAAGTCATGatctgaattttaaaaaaaagatattcatatatatttactGTTGAAAGATCGGATTTTTTTAGCGTGCCTTCTGCCTGTGTCcaacaattttgaaaaaatatattcttccatatagtaattaaaaaaaatattacacaaaaagaaattgaaaaaaaaagtgagtaAATGGGTGTaacttcatattttattttaatatggtGCCTCTAAATTATATTCATTAACttacataattttgattttgattattgcAGAAGAAAGTGGTACAAACAAAGAGTGTGGAATTCATGCCACTACCCTTATCATTGTGTTCATTCTTAGCAAGTGTATTGTGGCTTACATATGGACTTCTCATTAGGGATATATTCGTTGCGGTTAGTGTAATATTAAGATAATTTGATAATTGAaattaacataataataataataatttaattatcaaGATAATCTTATTGACAATGATGTTGTTACTTTTAATAGGGACCAAGTGTGATTGGAACTCCCTTAGGAATCCTACAGCTGGTTCTCCACTGCAAATATTGGAAAAGAAAAGTTGTTATTGAAGAACCAAACAAAGTGGATCTTCATAAGCTTGGAAACCTCGAGAATTTGGACATGGAAAAGGGTGGTTTAGAAAAGGGGAAACTTGGAAATGAATGTGACAAAAACACAACTTGTGATGTGTGACAATGTTCTAAGACCTAAGATGATGATTTTCactagtttttattatgtttgtttattaattaacacCCCCTCcccctccaaaaaaaaaagtgaagttaTGTTCTTATTAGTTACATCTAATTTGTTAATGGATGTATTCATTACATAAATTCAAGTTAGTTTGCTTCTTCCgttaaagttatatttttgtcagttgcgtttttttcttcgttttttttttataagcaatattgaattataaaggagtacaaggggtactcaaacccttacaattcaagtCAATAGATTAAATGCTTTGTAAACATACAATAGGATTAGTACACCAATCCGCAAAAGAAAAAGTGGACTTGCGACCGGCTCTGCCACTAAACCAAATCCACGAAATTGTCGTGATATTATCAATCAGCATAGATACATCTGCCACCTCCCCTCGAAATATGATATTGTTCCTCAATCTCCATAAGCACCAGTTAGTAGTTAACCAAATCAAATGTCGAACACGATGTCCCTTAACAAGATCACCACACTTAAAAAAGTGATTCAGCCCTTCCTCGCCTATGGTTATACTACATCCCAACCATTTGAAAATGGCGGTCCACACCAATTGAGAAAACTTACATTGATAGAAAATATGAGAACAATCCTCTACATGCCTAAAACAGAATACACAGCAAGTTTCAAGAGGATTTGTGATAATACCTTTAGAAGCTAAGACATCCCGCGTTAGTAATTTCTTCAATAAAAGACGCCAACCAAAAACACTCACTTTCGAGGGCACGTCATTCTTCCACAACTTTTTAAAAGCCTCCAACATTGATGGATTAAGATTTTCAGCCGAGTCAAATTGTACCATAAAATTATAACAAGACTTGACCGAGAACGAACCTGTAGAACCAGGAATCCATCGCCACCTGTCAGCACAATTCGGATTCAAGTTAATTTCCAACATCAACTCCTTAAGCTTGAGTAAATCAAGTTCCTCCGCTTGCGTTAGAGCATCACGCCACTCCCATTGTCACACCAAACTCTCTCTACTGCTAGACAATCTATCGGCGATCAAAGAGTTCGGCCGCAACTCTTTTGCAAAAAGGTTAGGAAATAATTCTCCTAACAGAATATTACTGTGCCATTTAGCGTTTTTTTCTTCGTGAAATTATATGAATTTGGTGAGTAGAATAATTTTATTCGAAATCAGATTTCAATATCATTTAGATTTTTTGGAAATCTATGATAGGATAGAGACTATCAAATTGACTCGATCAAAATTTATAGGTAGGTTAGTTAAAATTGAAGTTCATGTTAATTTAATACTTCAATTTATTAGTCATTATTGTAGTAAATTACCTTTTGAAGAGTGGTTAAtctaaatataaatgataaaaataatcaaatacaaCATAGAGTTTGTTTTCGTCCAATAACATGTTAATGTCTAATTGGCCCAGTTAAAATTTTAGTGTGTTAGGGAAAAATATAATCATCTCAACTCGTCCACAATAGATATTTGTCTGGAATTAGATATTTGTAaggatattttataaattaatttaaaaataatatctaaaatattttaattgaatacaTGTTTTGCATTATCGGTTGTATACAAATTACTATATCATTACTTAAAATATGACCTaccaaattgaaacttatgCTCTAAATTTTCTCATACTGAATAGATAAAACAGCTTAATGTGATTTTTAAATTATGAAATTCTGTTAGGATTTTGTTTTAGGTTGGACTATATATCTTCATCATATGCTTAATTtcattcaataaatatattgtaCATATATGTTGTTGTCTTTTTTAACCTTCCAAAAGAATAAACTctgataatttaaaattcagccaaatcataaataaaatctgatgaattatttttatttaaataaacataataTGTTTGTGTGCGAAACAGTTCTGTTTTTTAATTTGGAAATAATGGCATCACTTATGTCAAAGAAAGGTTAACTAGGTGAAGAGTGTGAGCTAAAAAAATTGTGGGGATACTTACACCTCATGCCTTAACTGTGGAGATCAAAATTTATAGGTAGGTTAACTAGTTATGTTAATTTAATACTTCAATTTATTAGTCATTCTTGTAGTAAATTAccttttttggtttataatccTCCGGTTCTTAGGGGAACGGGGCCctagtaatccagagttcggccgcgaggtaagtaaagtctggccaaaaaAGTGTTCCATCCAAGAACCGAACCTGTCATCCATATTTTCCGTCACatcaatattaaatatttactttttaaaaaataaaaataaaaccgtCATATTAAGCCACAATTGTGAAATTTGCAAATCTgtatttattttggaaataaataaaatgcaatatgtatttaattttttgagaataaataaaagtaaatcttgaaaatgataaaacattattttttttcttataatttgcgacaaaaaaaatgatgtttttgcttataaatctGGACTCTTCTAGATCTCTCataaatctttttttcttttggacgATACAGTTGCAGAAcaatcaacatatatatatatatatatatatatatatatatatattgaatgaaTCTTTTGAGTCTTCCAATGCATTATTGCCCAGTGCATTGGAATTCATTGGTATAGGAGCCAAACTTGTtaaatagatatttttttgtttcgaccatctttctatttttaatacAAAGTTTTTCAAAGTTTTTCCATGTTGATGATTCCTAATTATAGTGCTTCGAATTCCCCCATGCGGCCTATTGGTACTAGTAAAGTAGGATTAACCTAACCCCATATAGGTATAGGTATAATCTTTCGCTTAATAATGAAAACCTAAATGAAAGCATATGAAGCTGCATTAATCAGGAATGATGGGAATATATAGTAGACGTTCTAAGGAAAAATATGTTGAGCATATTTAATGCATGAGAAAAGAAGTAGTTTTTTCTAGTACATaaacgaaatgacaaagtcatcaTAAACTTACACATACAAGTAAGGGAGTCGGGAATCGAACGAAGAAGTAGTTTCTTAAGATGGGTAGTTATAATTACCCTTACCTATGGAAAATAATAATACCGGAGAAGGATGAAATCACTTTATTCACTTCGgaaatatgattaaatataaaaaaggtAATCATATTAGACATTTGATTTGGTTAGCTACCACTTGGTGCATATGGAAGCTTAGGAATAATGTGATTTTCAATGGGACTATGTCTAATGCCGTCTCTATATTGGACAATATTAAAACTATATCTGGGGTTTGATTTAGTGATCGATCCAAACGCCATTCtttgttgtcttttttttagTGGTATTTCGATCCTTATGGTTGTTTTCAAAGCATACTATAATTTGCTTTGCATTGTAAGGGATTGAGTATCCTTTGTACTCTATTATAATactattttgcttataaaaaaaagagataataCCGAGGTATACCCCGGGATATTAGTTAAGAAAACTGAATATAGTAAATGTTATAATACAACTTTgtgtaattaatatttataaaatatattttcaaaaaaatatatttataaaatataaaattattgtttttaatgtaaaatttacTCATTTATGATATCTTTAACCAGTACCTTAGGAGCACCAGTTAGTATGATACGACCATTTTTCACATCATTCATAAAGATTGTCCATGGATGgtgttagtgtttttttttttttttttgtctacttTTTTAGTAAAGGATACTCGTTTGATTTTATTAAAGGTagtagaaagaaaaagaaatcaacTCGGGGATCATAGTAAGTATTTGAGTTATTAGACTTAAATACAAACATTGTAACTTGATAGCAACTCTATGAGCTTGCTGCCGGATGAAATGACTTATAGGTTGACAAGAGAGTGACGGTGCCTAACTCATTCTCATACATATAATCATTATCAGAATTATATTTACGATTATTTGACAACCGCTTTTAAAAGAGTGGTGCTATATATACCGACTGAATTCATCTCGAAAACTTCCCGAAACATAATTCAACCAATTAAATATTGGACAGGCCAGAAAACATGGGGGTGTGGTGTATATAATTGTTACCATGTTTAAATAAATATGCCTTCGGGAATAAGTCGGGATAAAAGTTTCGGGACATTAAGCATTTCCCCTTTTAAAAATGACTCTCTCTAAGCTACTTACATTGCTATTAACAAATGAGCTAAATATGTTTATGGTCTctatagttttttaaaattttcattttagttcctgaagattttttcatattttttagtccctggaatttttttcttcaatgtttttagtccctacttttcattcaactcgtgcgtACCCATTtatatttccaaaaaaataaatatatatttgtggGGTTCATTCTTTGGAAATTTAAATAGTAGTTGAATAATTCATTCCACATATATTTGAAACTACTATTCAAGTttaatatgtgttttttttttttttttataagcacaagtttaatatgtgtgtttttaACCAAATTAAAATTGCCACATAGTACCTCGTGACATATAATAGGACCACAAATTAACACATGCATATTATTCAGTTAAGGCATGAGGTGTAAGTATCCCCACAATTTTTTTAGCTCACACTCTTCACCTAGTTAACCTTTCTTTGATATAAGTGATGCCATTATttccaaattaaaaaatagaactGTTTCATACACAAGCATATATATGcatgtttatttaaataaaaaaaaaattcatcaagaTTTTATTTATCAGAGTTTATTCTTTTGGAAGGTTAAAAaagacaacaacaacatatatgtacaatatatttattgaatggAATTAAGCATATGATGAAGATATATAGTCCAACCGAAAACAACAATCCCAACAGAAtttcataatttaaaaattacattaagCTGTTTTATCTATTCAGTATGAGAAAATTTAGAGcataagtttcaatttggtAGGTCATATTTTAAGTAATGATGTAGTAATTTGTATACAactgtaaaattattttatacatgtattcaattaaactattttatatattgagttcaagtggttaatgagctccatCAAAATGACggatttcgggagaacccggGTTCAAGTGTTATTCTTAGTTTTTGTTAATTAGTCCTTAATAATAACAAGTATTTAAGTTACACCGTCAAtgtatagtaattaattaattaatttttcttttaaaaaaaacatttctacAACTTAATCAAAACGATGTTTCCATACATTAGTGAGTTCAcatgtgaaaaacaaaaatgtaaaCTAGAAAAATTCACATGCAACATGTAATTCATATAAGGTAAATGCTAACGAGCGTATCTGTGACACTCTTTAAGaccttaaatagtaaattttttattgaatttttatggaaatgcgtaaagtcaatgcattgaaaattgtactgtttgatttttttaataaaatttttctttaaatGAAATACTTAAAAGATGCCCCGAACACTCGTTAGCAAAGAACCTTCGTATAAACACTCTAGTCACTAAAGAGTCACCAAACAACTTTCAGAACACCTGGATTAACATCGTTTTCAAGACAACAACTGCTTCTTTTTATTTCTTGTTGTTTCTTCCTTCACCAAAGGAATGGGAATTATGGAATTCTTATTGCTTTATATAATGTAGAAGTATTATTTTTTGGGGACAAATAttctgttttggatgattttgaCATCAAAAAATAAGTGGCTACTCTACTCCCTCGTCATGTTTCTAAGCTTTGTCATTAATTTCTTCAATCAAGATGAAATGTGATGCAGAAGCAAAGTCACATAGAAACTAGAAAGCATGAAAAAtggtgtcaaaaaaaaaaatgagattatgaaaaattaatcaatttataCGTACCAATTTGTTAGAGTAAATATGTATTTTAGACTTTTAGTCATTAAAAAATGGTAAGGATTAatcaatttaatgtttaaattaaaaaatattaatctatataaatatttatttagttaacattcatcaaaattaataaaagacatacaaattaatttcaatagtCTTATCTGACTAAATTattctcttataaatttaaacgACTAAATTGATtgacttttataaaattgaacaaCTAAATTGTCTTGGAAGGAAAACTCTGCTAATTAACTATATTTCTCTACATAGATTAGTTATCGAGAATTTTAACTACATATACTTGTAAAATATGGACAAAATTATCTGCAATTCTTTAATTTGACAGCACCCTACCCTAGGAGTTTAAGCTTTTgagtttttcaattatttgGGTTAGCGTTgtgctaaaaataaaattcaaagaatTGTTTTGTacggaaaaaaaattcaaagaattcaAAATGCCAAATATGCTaaggttaataataataatttcatcgTCCATAAATATGTCAAAATTATTAGGTCGGATGTCATGACTGAGGTTCGAACTTCGGTCTCTCTACTTTATATATGTGAATACGTGAATTGataattatttatcatttcatctattaaaagaaaaataataacttcATCATCAAAATTGTTACTATACCACACACCACACCACAAGTTTTCTTAGTAATATTGCTATCATATATTAGAGCCTAATCCTCAATAAATTTATCCATATCCCATTAAGATAAGTGATTCTTGTAAAATTAACACCGACATTCTTTTCTTGTGGCTAAGATTTAAATAACATCCGTAAGAATCCTATATAGTATCTTATCTATGCCTTTTTAATTTCCAATTGGGTGATATCTGAGTCACTAGACTATAGAAGCAGAAGCCTATCACCAAAATCATGTGCTTGGGTGAGAGATACAACAGAGAGCATTCTAATTTAAAACCTTTCAAACTATATCTCACATGGTGTTATGTTGTCACattacatatatatttataaattttcacAACCTCTTTAGCTTATGATCAAATTATCTGACATCATATTAAGTTCAGAATCACATGCATGGCTACTCATATTAAAAAGTACTACAATTACTAACCAACAATTACTAGCGTCTCAAAATATTAAGTGTATGATTGATATCACGATAACAATGTCAAAATCACGGCGATCCATCGATTCATACTTATACAGAAATTATTAAGTGTAGC from Trifolium pratense cultivar HEN17-A07 linkage group LG1, ARS_RC_1.1, whole genome shotgun sequence includes these protein-coding regions:
- the LOC123923454 gene encoding bidirectional sugar transporter SWEET3-like yields the protein MAESLRLAVAVIGNVASVSLYAAPIVTFKRVIRKKSTEEFSCVPYIIALLNCLLFTWYGLPVVSYQWENFPLVTVNGVGIVLELAYVLIYFWYSTPKGKVKVAMVALPILLGFCAIALASAFAFPDHRHRKLLVGSIGLGVSIAMYASPLIVMKKVVQTKSVEFMPLPLSLCSFLASVLWLTYGLLIRDIFVAGPSVIGTPLGILQLVLHCKYWKRKVVIEEPNKVDLHKLGNLENLDMEKGGLEKGKLGNECDKNTTCDV